In Archangium violaceum, the following are encoded in one genomic region:
- a CDS encoding prenyltransferase/squalene oxidase repeat-containing protein — protein MSLRAERLIEALRAEIAALGQQGGILTPAVYDTARVLLSSPPEDSRPVVEWLLGQQHEDGGWGPELRPVARHVPTLAAVLALLGASDSPESRVAVDRGLQFFRESAREWAFEGSLPDDIPVAVELILPQLLDEAAALGLELPQQPFRALRALGERRRGLIARMKPRAGTAPVHAWESWGVQPDLDVLDAAKSVGNSPAATALWLRKRLAAFPGGSEETRGAEEYLRAAAEATGTGIPGVLPTVWPIYRFEQPWALLALSTTGLLSHPALEDAVRPHLDDLRQAMRPEGLGMSDAFIFDGDITSTTIALLAGSGREVDGRTLERFQRDGLFITYAHELQPSLTTTAHGALALAVLGRDATQSVRFLLEKRGANGVWEGDKWHSSWLYATSQVMIALERAGAQEAFRSSAQSLIALQREDGGWGAGVASTSSETAYAVHALQGLRRAEGPMGEAVRGSLRNAALWMAAQAGTPPEAEMYWIGKELYGPTRVDRFFVLTARLALELEREHLAASGSHIS, from the coding sequence ATGTCATTGCGTGCCGAAAGGCTCATCGAAGCGCTGCGAGCGGAAATCGCCGCTCTGGGTCAGCAGGGTGGAATCCTCACACCCGCGGTCTACGACACGGCGCGTGTGTTGCTTTCCTCCCCTCCCGAGGACAGTCGCCCCGTCGTCGAGTGGCTCCTGGGACAGCAGCACGAGGATGGGGGTTGGGGGCCCGAGCTGAGGCCCGTGGCCCGGCATGTCCCGACGCTCGCCGCCGTGCTGGCGCTGCTGGGCGCCAGTGATTCGCCGGAGAGCCGCGTCGCGGTGGATCGGGGTCTCCAGTTCTTCCGCGAGAGCGCGCGGGAGTGGGCCTTCGAGGGCTCCCTGCCGGATGACATCCCCGTCGCCGTCGAGCTCATCCTGCCCCAGCTTCTGGACGAGGCCGCGGCGCTCGGGCTCGAGCTGCCGCAGCAGCCCTTCCGGGCCCTGAGGGCGCTGGGCGAGCGGCGGCGTGGGCTGATCGCCCGGATGAAGCCCCGCGCGGGCACCGCGCCCGTCCATGCCTGGGAGTCCTGGGGTGTCCAGCCGGATCTGGACGTGCTCGACGCCGCGAAGAGCGTCGGCAACAGCCCGGCGGCGACCGCACTCTGGTTGCGCAAGCGTCTGGCGGCCTTTCCGGGTGGTTCGGAGGAGACCCGGGGCGCGGAGGAGTACCTGCGCGCGGCCGCGGAGGCGACCGGGACGGGCATCCCGGGGGTCCTCCCGACGGTCTGGCCCATCTACCGCTTCGAGCAGCCCTGGGCCCTGCTCGCCCTGTCCACCACGGGGCTGCTGTCCCACCCCGCGCTCGAGGACGCCGTCCGCCCTCATCTGGATGACCTGCGGCAGGCGATGCGGCCGGAAGGCCTGGGCATGAGCGATGCCTTCATCTTCGATGGCGACATCACGTCGACCACCATCGCCCTGCTGGCGGGCTCGGGCCGGGAGGTGGATGGCCGCACCCTGGAGCGCTTCCAGCGCGATGGGCTGTTCATCACCTACGCGCACGAGCTGCAGCCCTCGCTGACGACGACCGCCCATGGCGCCCTGGCGCTCGCGGTGCTCGGCAGGGACGCGACGCAGTCCGTCCGCTTCCTGCTGGAGAAGCGGGGCGCCAACGGCGTGTGGGAGGGTGACAAGTGGCACAGCTCCTGGCTGTACGCCACGTCGCAGGTGATGATCGCCCTGGAGCGCGCGGGTGCGCAGGAGGCGTTCCGTTCCAGCGCGCAGTCGCTGATCGCCCTGCAGCGCGAGGACGGGGGCTGGGGCGCGGGCGTGGCCTCGACGTCGTCGGAGACGGCCTACGCCGTTCATGCGCTGCAGGGGCTGCGGCGGGCCGAGGGTCCCATGGGCGAGGCGGTGCGCGGCTCGCTGCGCAACGCGGCGCTGTGGATGGCGGCCCAGGCGGGTACGCCGCCGGAGGCCGAGATGTACTGGATCGGCAAGGAGCTGTACGGCCCCACCCGGGTGGATCGCTTCTTCGTGCTCACCGCCCGGCTCGCTCTGGAGTTGGAGAGAGAGCACCTCGCGGCCTCCGGTTCTCACATCTCCTGA
- a CDS encoding methyl-accepting chemotaxis protein, with protein MQPPDVSPQQVFVQLNKAFQRTATAHTAPTVYLIMVITGFSSEEILGTLPLVLPLLILVSVVGPFLLMRRMVFQALTRQPGELDGARLKRILELPQSCELGLIGLTTLGVAIYTIAPVIHYGKNPLLIPWAIVTVVLLGALSGIHTRVSFERLLRPLAIQEFQRNPVAVLNGSGFLWPRYQWYLPFALGLFIVCALLMSFTVVGREAYGLYTQALLQVDAAPQGQVSQILRAAVAELFKGSIIPLVLLNGYLLVAAAISAVSLARQLSEGTRSVQVSMEALAAGAPRLPEWCSTDELGELASATARAFSKLRDFSFSLRDSAGSLKRSADQLGLSTTKQTEVLTLQASALQETQVTAQEIKETSAMATQKAEIVLKQTDRANEISQEGEAAVARSLEGLKEIQAQVREMASRIRALDERARQIGKITESVKQLADRSNMLAINAAIESVRSGEHGKGFGVVAREIRSLADQSIKATTNVRDILEDISEAISSTAAMTEAGSEKVESSLGQIREFGETLQQLTSIVRDNAQAVRQITTAVGQQSTGITQIFQAVNDLSTMMDQTMSQLNTSMGSVDLVRNVSEQVASFLGSYGWSESQSRSGNKLAS; from the coding sequence ATGCAGCCTCCAGACGTGTCACCGCAGCAGGTTTTCGTTCAGCTCAACAAGGCGTTCCAGCGTACCGCGACGGCGCACACCGCGCCGACCGTGTACCTGATCATGGTGATCACCGGCTTCTCGAGCGAGGAGATCCTCGGGACGTTGCCCCTGGTGTTGCCCCTGCTGATCCTGGTCAGCGTGGTGGGCCCGTTCCTGCTCATGCGGCGCATGGTGTTCCAGGCGCTGACGCGGCAACCGGGCGAGCTGGACGGGGCGCGCCTGAAGCGCATCCTCGAGCTGCCGCAGAGCTGCGAGCTCGGCCTCATCGGGCTGACCACCCTGGGCGTGGCCATCTACACCATCGCCCCGGTGATCCATTACGGCAAGAACCCGTTGCTCATCCCCTGGGCCATCGTCACCGTGGTGCTGCTGGGCGCCCTCAGTGGCATCCACACGCGGGTGTCGTTCGAGCGGCTCCTGCGCCCGCTGGCCATCCAGGAGTTCCAGCGCAACCCGGTGGCCGTCCTCAACGGCTCGGGGTTCCTGTGGCCCCGCTACCAGTGGTACCTGCCCTTCGCGCTGGGGCTGTTCATCGTCTGCGCGCTGTTGATGAGCTTCACCGTGGTGGGCCGCGAGGCCTACGGTCTGTACACGCAGGCCCTGCTCCAGGTGGACGCCGCGCCCCAGGGCCAGGTGTCGCAGATCCTCCGGGCCGCCGTGGCCGAGCTGTTCAAGGGCTCCATCATCCCGCTCGTGCTGCTCAACGGCTACCTGCTCGTGGCGGCCGCCATCTCGGCCGTCAGCCTCGCCAGGCAACTGTCGGAAGGCACGCGCAGCGTCCAGGTCTCCATGGAGGCCCTGGCCGCCGGTGCTCCCAGGCTGCCGGAGTGGTGCTCCACCGACGAGCTCGGCGAGCTGGCCTCCGCCACCGCCCGGGCGTTCAGCAAGCTGCGCGACTTCTCCTTCTCGCTGCGTGACTCCGCCGGCTCGCTCAAGCGCAGCGCCGATCAGCTCGGGCTCTCCACCACCAAGCAGACCGAGGTGCTCACCCTCCAGGCCTCCGCGCTCCAGGAGACGCAGGTCACCGCCCAGGAGATCAAGGAGACCTCGGCCATGGCCACCCAGAAGGCCGAGATCGTGCTCAAGCAGACCGATCGCGCCAATGAGATCAGCCAGGAGGGTGAGGCCGCCGTCGCGCGCTCCCTGGAGGGTCTCAAGGAGATCCAGGCGCAGGTGCGCGAGATGGCCTCGCGCATCCGGGCGCTCGACGAGCGCGCCAGGCAGATCGGGAAGATCACCGAGAGCGTGAAGCAGCTGGCGGACCGCTCGAACATGCTCGCGATCAACGCCGCCATCGAGTCCGTCCGCTCGGGCGAGCACGGCAAGGGGTTCGGCGTGGTGGCGCGGGAGATCCGCTCGCTGGCGGATCAGTCCATCAAGGCCACCACCAACGTGCGCGACATCCTGGAGGACATCAGCGAGGCCATCAGCAGCACCGCGGCCATGACGGAGGCGGGCTCGGAGAAGGTGGAGTCCAGCCTCGGGCAGATCCGCGAGTTCGGCGAGACGCTCCAGCAGCTCACGAGCATCGTCCGGGACAACGCGCAGGCCGTCCGGCAGATCACCACGGCGGTGGGTCAGCAGAGCACGGGCATCACCCAGATCTTCCAGGCCGTGAACGACCTGTCGACGATGATGGACCAGACGATGTCCCAGCTGAACACCTCCATGGGCTCGGTGGACCTCGTCCGCAATGTGTCGGAGCAGGTGGCCAGCTTCCTGGGAAGCTACGGCTGGTCGGAGTCCCAGTCGCGCTCCGGGAACAAGCTCGCCTCCTGA